Within the Bacillota bacterium genome, the region CGTTCGCGCGTGTTCCGGCTTCGTCCCCTGACCCCCGCGGAGATCGCCCTGGTCCTGCGCCGCGCCCTGACCGACCCCGAACGCGGCTACGGGGGCCGACGGGTAGAGGTAACGGGGGAAGCACTCGAACACCTGGCCCGGGTGGCGGATGGAGACGCCCGCGCGGCGCTCAATGCCCTGGAACTGGCGGTGGAATCCACTCCTCCCGGCGAGGACGGAGTCATCCGGATCGACCTGGGCGTCGCACAGGAATCCATCCAGCAGAGGGCGCTGCGTTACTACAAAGGTGCCGACGAGCACTACGACACCATAAGTGCCTTCATCAAGTCGGTGCGGGGCTCGGACCCCGATGCCGCCCTTTACTGGCTGGCCAAGATGGTGCACGCCGGGGAAGATCCCAGATTCATCATGCGGCGGTTACTCATCCTGGCGGCCGAGGACATCGGCCTGGCGGACCCCATGGGTATCGTGGTGGCGGCCGCCTGTGCCCGCGCCCTGGAGTGGGTGGGGCTGCCGGAGGCGCAGTACCACCTGGCCCAGGCCACCGTTTACCTGGCCACCGCCCCCAAGAGCAACTCGCTGGGCGGATACTTCCAGGCTCTGGCCAGGGTGCAGGAGCAGGGCGAACTCGAGGTGCCGGACCACCTCAAGGATTCGTCCCGGGACGGTGAGGCGCTCGGGCACGGTCGGGGCTACCTTTACCCCCACGACTTCCCGGGCCACTTCGTGCCCCAGCAGTATCTCCCCCCGGCTCTGCAGGGTCTCACCTTTTACCGCCCCGGCGACGAGGGGTTCGAGCAGGAGATTGCCCGCCGCCTGAGCGCCTGGGCCGCCCGCAAACACTCCCCGCCTCCTCCATCGCCCTGAGCACCGTGTGGAGCGCGGGGGTGCTTGGGGTAGCGGCGGCCCTGTGGCTACGGTGTCACATGGAGTAACCAGAATATCGTGTTCCTGCCCCCGCCCAGGTCCCAGGGGACGTGATAGCGGTCGGCAGAATGGCTGTTCACGAGGACGCATCCATGGTGATCCTTTCCGACCACGACCATCAGGTGTTCTATCACTCCTCCCTCCTCGAGGGCGATGACGTCGCCGGGTAGCAGTTGCTCCACTGCGCCGGCCACTTCCCCATGGGTGCCCTTCTTGAGGCACTCGAACCGGCCCGTGGTGAGCATATGCTGGACGAAGGCGTGTGCCTGGATCCAGGCCCGGGTGGGAGCCCCGTTCCGATAGCACCAGGTATCATCGGTCGGGATGTTTCCCGCTTCGGCGTCCGCCAGCACCTGGGAGACAAAGTTGGTGCAATCGCCCCCCAGGAAGGTGAAGTCCCGGTAGCGGGGGCAGTACCTCCCGGCGTTTCCGGCCACCGTGACCCCGCAATACCGGTCTGCGTATGTCACAGCCGCCTCGCGGTTGTAAGGAGCCGGGGTGGAGACATGCCCTTGCGCTGTTGGTGCCGAGATCGGTGCTTTCCCCGGTCCTGGGGCCGGATGAGGGTATGCCAGCGTCGAAGCTATGGGGGTGGCGGACGA harbors:
- a CDS encoding amidase domain-containing protein; amino-acid sequence: MASSRLPLTCLAIMLSTLVLAVYARTLPAVADKAMVIEELERLFENRTRWLVHADVQACATFYDITSRTGNWALEQEKRRVTSVHQWAASRGIQLAMAENHIRVVDAGTSGDGAWGSVCYNLLLTYGYRDGSATNQMGVRTIHWLELARRGERWLIRRDWYWDPFGSSRVSSATPIASTLAYPHPAPGPGKAPISAPTAQGHVSTPAPYNREAAVTYADRYCGVTVAGNAGRYCPRYRDFTFLGGDCTNFVSQVLADAEAGNIPTDDTWCYRNGAPTRAWIQAHAFVQHMLTTGRFECLKKGTHGEVAGAVEQLLPGDVIALEEGGVIEHLMVVVGKDHHGCVLVNSHSADRYHVPWDLGGGRNTIFWLLHVTP
- a CDS encoding AAA family ATPase, with the translated sequence MDLFEQAREERMKKEAPLAARMRPRTLDELVGQEHIVGPGTLLRRAIESDRLFSSIILWGPPGTGKTTLATIVALTTRSHFETLSAVLAGVADVRRVVAEARERRTLYGQRTILLVDEVHRWNKAQQDALLPHVEDGTVVLIGATTENPYFEVVPPLLSRSRVFRLRPLTPAEIALVLRRALTDPERGYGGRRVEVTGEALEHLARVADGDARAALNALELAVESTPPGEDGVIRIDLGVAQESIQQRALRYYKGADEHYDTISAFIKSVRGSDPDAALYWLAKMVHAGEDPRFIMRRLLILAAEDIGLADPMGIVVAAACARALEWVGLPEAQYHLAQATVYLATAPKSNSLGGYFQALARVQEQGELEVPDHLKDSSRDGEALGHGRGYLYPHDFPGHFVPQQYLPPALQGLTFYRPGDEGFEQEIARRLSAWAARKHSPPPPSP